Proteins found in one Paenibacillus borealis genomic segment:
- a CDS encoding sigma-70 family RNA polymerase sigma factor: MTLNDHDSLAWAGRFKSKDKQALADAIDFYGPDVHRLIKRILAGCGSAEDAEECVSDVFLAAWNHIGRYDPARASFRTWIFLLAKYKALDLRRKLQPELGRTVDETALNMQSGSNTEQEILQREAAAEMLRHIGQLSEPDRSLFLRRYYLYESLDELAAAFGFSKKAVESRLYRCRTMLKQALHRTGEDGRGELGSC; the protein is encoded by the coding sequence ATGACGCTTAATGATCATGACAGCCTGGCCTGGGCCGGACGGTTCAAAAGTAAAGATAAACAAGCCCTTGCCGATGCCATCGACTTCTACGGACCGGATGTGCACCGGCTGATCAAGCGCATTCTGGCCGGCTGCGGGAGTGCAGAGGATGCCGAGGAATGTGTCAGCGATGTGTTCCTGGCGGCCTGGAACCATATCGGACGCTACGATCCGGCACGCGCTTCATTCCGCACCTGGATATTCCTCCTCGCGAAATATAAGGCGCTGGATCTGAGGCGTAAATTGCAGCCGGAACTCGGCAGGACAGTGGACGAAACAGCGCTTAACATGCAGAGCGGGAGCAACACCGAACAGGAAATATTGCAGCGTGAGGCTGCGGCGGAAATGCTCCGCCATATCGGGCAGCTCAGTGAACCGGACCGCAGCCTGTTTCTGCGCAGATATTATCTGTACGAGAGTCTGGATGAACTGGCGGCGGCCTTCGGGTTCAGTAAGAAAGCTGTGGAGAGCCGTCTGTACCGCTGCCGGACGATGCTGAAACAGGCTCTTCACCGGACTGGCGAAGATGGAAGGGGGGAACTCGGATCATGCTAA